One part of the Brevundimonas subvibrioides ATCC 15264 genome encodes these proteins:
- a CDS encoding ABC transporter substrate-binding protein: protein MAAVLLAATGAEARPLRVLSLDQCADQYALALAPDARLFLSPRADDPDAWMAAAARGRPRVRPTLETAIGVRPDVVVRSWGGEPRMLAALERRGATIVSLDDASEMDGIRTNVRKVAAALDHRAAGERIVAGMDARLAEAAHAPAPNRTALYLTSGGFTAGTGTLVDAIMRSAGFVNLAGMAGFGAVSVERIALQPPRRFLLGFFDQIRGDWRGVGRHPLIARAAEGRVAAALPASVLTCPAWFAADAAVMLSKGQGGS from the coding sequence ATGGCCGCCGTCCTGCTGGCCGCGACGGGGGCGGAAGCGCGACCGTTGCGGGTCCTGTCGCTGGACCAATGCGCCGACCAGTACGCCCTGGCCCTCGCGCCGGACGCCCGGCTGTTCCTGTCACCGCGCGCCGACGATCCGGATGCCTGGATGGCGGCGGCGGCGCGGGGACGGCCCCGGGTCCGGCCGACGCTGGAGACCGCCATCGGGGTCCGGCCCGACGTGGTCGTGCGGTCCTGGGGGGGAGAGCCCCGCATGCTGGCGGCGCTGGAACGCCGCGGCGCGACCATCGTCAGCCTGGACGACGCCTCCGAAATGGACGGCATCCGCACCAATGTCCGCAAGGTCGCCGCCGCCTTGGATCATCGCGCGGCGGGCGAGCGGATCGTCGCCGGCATGGATGCGCGCCTCGCCGAGGCCGCCCATGCCCCGGCTCCGAACCGGACGGCGCTGTATCTGACCTCCGGCGGGTTCACCGCCGGGACCGGCACCCTTGTCGACGCCATCATGCGCTCGGCGGGGTTCGTCAATCTGGCCGGGATGGCCGGGTTCGGGGCGGTCAGCGTGGAGCGGATCGCGCTGCAGCCCCCTCGGCGGTTCCTGCTGGGCTTCTTCGACCAGATCCGGGGCGACTGGCGCGGCGTCGGACGCCATCCGCTGATCGCGCGCGCGGCCGAGGGTCGGGTCGCGGCGGCGCTGCCGGCCTCGGTCCTGACCTGTCCCGCCTGGTTCGCGGCGGATGCGGCGGTGATGCTGTCGAAGGGGCAGGGCGGCTCGTGA
- a CDS encoding class I SAM-dependent methyltransferase — translation MPPVLAPEPQTLLTRGWSDYALLDSGAGKKLERYGPHTVVRPEPQCFWQPRNAAAFDRPDAVFDPQAQDEDDDGRWRFAGKAIDTFPLAWRDVRFTGRFTPFRHLAFFPEQAANWEWLDARVRARGSNPPKILNLFGYTGVASLACAAAGAEVTHVDASKKSVAWARENAELSGLSDHPIRWIVEDARKWVAREVRRGSRYDGIILDPPKYGRGPTGEVWRLFEDMPALLKDCATLLSDDADFLLLNAYAARVSGLSLAHLMLEATQGRAGRVDWGELALSEDGPEARAIGLSFFARWSA, via the coding sequence ATGCCTCCCGTTCTCGCCCCCGAGCCCCAGACCCTGCTGACCCGTGGCTGGTCCGACTACGCCCTGCTGGACTCCGGCGCGGGCAAGAAGCTGGAGCGCTATGGTCCCCACACCGTCGTCCGGCCCGAGCCGCAGTGCTTCTGGCAGCCGCGCAATGCCGCGGCCTTCGACCGACCCGACGCCGTCTTCGACCCGCAGGCCCAGGACGAGGACGACGACGGTCGCTGGCGGTTCGCGGGCAAGGCGATCGACACCTTCCCGCTGGCCTGGCGCGACGTGCGGTTCACAGGCCGGTTCACGCCCTTCCGGCACCTGGCCTTCTTTCCGGAGCAGGCCGCGAACTGGGAGTGGCTGGACGCCCGCGTCCGCGCCCGTGGGTCCAACCCGCCGAAGATCCTGAACCTGTTCGGCTATACCGGCGTCGCCAGCCTGGCCTGCGCCGCGGCCGGAGCCGAGGTGACCCACGTCGACGCCTCCAAGAAGTCGGTCGCCTGGGCGCGCGAGAACGCCGAACTGTCCGGCCTGTCCGATCATCCGATCCGCTGGATCGTCGAGGATGCCCGCAAATGGGTGGCCCGCGAGGTCCGGCGCGGCTCGCGCTACGACGGCATCATCCTGGACCCGCCCAAATACGGGCGCGGGCCGACCGGCGAGGTCTGGCGACTGTTCGAGGACATGCCCGCCCTGCTGAAGGACTGCGCCACCCTGCTGTCGGACGACGCGGACTTCCTGCTGCTCAATGCCTATGCCGCACGGGTCTCGGGCCTGTCGCTGGCGCATCTGATGCTGGAGGCGACGCAGGGGCGCGCGGGACGCGTGGACTGGGGCGAACTGGCCCTGTCGGAGGATGGCCCGGAGGCCCGCGCGATCGGCCTGTCCTTCTTCGCCCGGTGGTCGGCATGA
- a CDS encoding TrmH family RNA methyltransferase — translation MTERLVTSLTNDTVKGIRALHMRKEREVTGQFLAEGLKFIGEALDQGRAPRLLMVGMEARPHPLLDRAKAATLEAGGEIVTVTHPILEKISRRENPQTVLGVFDQAYTRLDQLDPASASCWIALEQVRDPGNLGTIIRTADAAGCGGVILIGDCVDPFSVEAVRATMGSVFAVAIVRCTVEAFLAWRTAWPGSVVGTRLDATVSYREAAYAGPTLILMGNEQAGLTDGLAAACDVNVKIPMRGRADSLNLAIATGIMAYAVTDAA, via the coding sequence ATGACCGAGCGGCTCGTCACCTCCCTGACCAACGACACGGTCAAGGGCATCCGCGCCCTGCACATGCGCAAGGAGCGCGAGGTCACGGGGCAATTCCTGGCCGAGGGGCTGAAGTTCATCGGCGAGGCGCTGGATCAGGGCCGCGCCCCCCGCCTGCTGATGGTCGGCATGGAGGCGCGGCCGCATCCGCTGTTGGATCGCGCCAAGGCCGCGACGCTGGAGGCCGGCGGCGAGATCGTCACCGTCACCCATCCGATCCTGGAAAAGATCAGCCGCCGCGAGAACCCCCAGACCGTGCTGGGCGTGTTCGACCAGGCCTATACCAGACTGGATCAGCTGGACCCGGCCTCGGCCTCCTGCTGGATCGCCCTGGAGCAGGTCCGCGATCCCGGCAATCTGGGGACCATCATCCGCACGGCCGACGCGGCCGGATGCGGCGGTGTCATCCTGATCGGCGACTGCGTGGATCCGTTCTCGGTCGAGGCCGTGCGCGCGACCATGGGCAGCGTCTTCGCCGTCGCCATCGTCCGCTGCACGGTGGAGGCCTTCCTGGCCTGGCGGACGGCATGGCCGGGCAGCGTCGTCGGCACGCGGCTGGACGCGACGGTCAGCTATCGCGAGGCCGCCTATGCCGGCCCCACCCTGATCCTGATGGGCAACGAGCAGGCGGGTCTGACGGACGGGCTGGCCGCCGCCTGCGACGTCAATGTGAAGATCCCGATGCGCGGCCGGGCCGACAGCCTGAACCTGGCCATCGCCACCGGCATCATGGCCTATGCGGTGACCGACGCGGCCTGA
- a CDS encoding TetR/AcrR family transcriptional regulator, with protein sequence MPELPTSSSAGPVKGARKPKGEGHARRAEILEAAERIFVEVGYEGATIRRIADEVGLSSTALYMHFSEKSEILHEICRVAFARLQAMNQAVMDEPGPPDDRLRRLLEAYVAFGFDNPNAYRLTYLTRPVEARDGAQTAAQSLGGELYRAFEAVVQDVAAEGHLRGEPRATAQTLWAGAHGVVSLMITKPYFDWVGREALTRSMIDALIAGLLKP encoded by the coding sequence GTGCCGGAACTGCCGACGTCGTCTTCAGCCGGTCCGGTCAAGGGCGCCCGCAAGCCCAAGGGCGAGGGCCATGCCCGCCGCGCCGAGATTCTCGAAGCGGCCGAGCGCATCTTCGTCGAGGTCGGCTACGAGGGGGCGACCATCCGGCGGATCGCCGACGAGGTCGGCCTGTCGTCGACCGCCCTCTACATGCACTTCTCCGAAAAGTCGGAAATCCTGCACGAGATCTGTCGCGTGGCGTTCGCGCGCCTCCAGGCCATGAACCAGGCGGTGATGGACGAGCCGGGCCCGCCTGACGACCGGCTGCGGCGTCTGCTGGAAGCCTATGTCGCATTCGGATTCGACAATCCCAATGCCTATCGCCTGACCTATCTGACCCGGCCGGTCGAGGCGCGCGACGGGGCCCAGACCGCGGCGCAGAGCCTCGGCGGCGAGCTTTATCGGGCGTTCGAGGCGGTGGTGCAGGACGTGGCGGCCGAAGGGCATCTGAGGGGGGAACCCCGCGCGACCGCCCAGACGCTCTGGGCCGGCGCGCACGGCGTCGTCTCCCTGATGATCACCAAGCCCTATTTCGACTGGGTCGGGCGCGAAGCCCTGACGCGGTCGATGATCGACGCCCTGATCGCGGGGCTGCTGAAGCCATGA
- a CDS encoding GFA family protein — protein MNGQCRCGRVKIRISAPALVTMACHCRGCQRMTASAFSLSVLVPGSGFEVVEGETVRGGLHGSSHHEHCGWCMSWVFSRFDEMPDLVNVRTPMLDDPEAFPPFIDTMVSEKLSWVVTPARHAYPAFPPEDALGPLIAEYARTRAEAP, from the coding sequence ATGAACGGACAATGCCGCTGCGGGCGGGTGAAGATCAGGATCAGCGCGCCGGCGCTGGTGACCATGGCCTGCCACTGTCGCGGCTGTCAGCGAATGACGGCCAGCGCCTTTTCACTGTCGGTGCTCGTGCCGGGTTCGGGCTTCGAGGTCGTGGAGGGCGAGACGGTACGCGGCGGCCTGCATGGATCCTCGCATCACGAGCATTGCGGCTGGTGCATGAGCTGGGTGTTCAGCCGCTTCGACGAGATGCCCGACCTGGTCAACGTGCGCACCCCCATGCTGGACGATCCCGAGGCCTTCCCGCCTTTCATCGACACCATGGTGTCAGAGAAGCTGTCGTGGGTCGTGACGCCTGCGCGCCATGCCTATCCGGCCTTCCCGCCGGAGGATGCGCTCGGTCCGCTGATCGCCGAATATGCCCGGACCCGGGCGGAAGCCCCATGA
- a CDS encoding FecCD family ABC transporter permease — MIRAGDPRLIALLALGILLALVLAVTLGETPFDAAQYAAGLTQWQSDEAVVLWQIRAPRAVCAVVVGAALGLAGAVLQGLLRNPLADPGVLGVSATAALAAAGAIVLGLAAVPGAVEVSALLGAGLAALLLLAVARRLTSPEGLILFGVALSSLAGALTALIFNLSPSPIAQAEVMSWLLGSVQNRSWIDVGWVTPPVLVAGGLAFAASGGLRMLALGEEAAATSGLAMGRMKMLALIAAAVAAGAAVAVAGVIGFVGLAAPHLVRAAVRGDPARLLLPSALAGGLMLVLADLMARVIPTDQELKLGVFTALVGAPLFALIAWRAAREWRS, encoded by the coding sequence GTGATCCGCGCGGGCGACCCTCGGCTGATCGCGCTGCTGGCGCTGGGCATCTTGCTGGCGCTGGTGCTGGCCGTGACCCTGGGCGAGACGCCCTTCGACGCCGCCCAGTATGCCGCCGGCCTCACCCAGTGGCAGTCCGACGAGGCGGTCGTGCTGTGGCAGATCCGGGCACCGCGCGCCGTCTGCGCCGTGGTCGTGGGCGCCGCGCTGGGGCTGGCGGGAGCGGTCCTGCAGGGGCTTCTGCGCAACCCCCTGGCCGATCCCGGGGTGCTGGGCGTCTCGGCCACGGCAGCCCTGGCGGCGGCGGGCGCGATCGTGCTGGGACTGGCCGCGGTCCCGGGCGCGGTCGAGGTCTCGGCCCTGCTGGGCGCGGGCCTGGCGGCGCTTCTGCTGCTGGCCGTCGCCCGCCGGTTGACCTCGCCGGAGGGGCTGATCCTGTTCGGGGTGGCCCTGTCCAGTCTGGCGGGGGCCCTGACCGCCCTGATCTTCAACCTGTCGCCGTCGCCGATCGCCCAGGCCGAGGTGATGTCGTGGCTGCTGGGCTCGGTCCAGAACCGCAGCTGGATCGACGTCGGCTGGGTCACCCCGCCGGTACTGGTCGCGGGCGGCCTAGCCTTCGCGGCCTCGGGCGGACTGCGCATGCTGGCGCTGGGCGAGGAGGCCGCCGCGACCTCGGGCCTGGCCATGGGGCGGATGAAGATGCTGGCCCTGATCGCCGCTGCCGTCGCCGCCGGAGCGGCCGTGGCCGTGGCCGGTGTGATCGGTTTCGTCGGCCTGGCCGCGCCGCATCTGGTCCGCGCCGCCGTCCGGGGCGATCCGGCAAGGCTGCTGCTGCCCTCGGCGCTGGCGGGCGGGCTGATGCTGGTGCTGGCCGACCTGATGGCGCGGGTGATCCCGACGGATCAGGAACTCAAGCTGGGCGTCTTCACCGCCCTTGTCG
- a CDS encoding glycosyltransferase family 2 protein yields MDPLARRFDDWASRRSLTWAQTGVLAVVIAAAVTGMGFAPDTTGAMLIGGAQLAFVVVAGWRILLTLAPAPAPGDVAPGSDLPRYTILVALLDEAAVIDQLVGRLSRIDYPAHRLEAFLLLEAHDHETIDAAWHADRPDWMSILIAPPGDPRTKPRALNVGLAAATGELVTVYDAEDDPDPLQLREAAARFAADPSGRLSALQAPLRIRTATRTRTPFLDRQFAIEYASLFEVTLPAMARLGLPFPMGGTSNHFRASWLRAVGGWDAHNVTEDADLGFRLWRAGGRLGVIRHPTHEPPPGGLGSWLPQRTRWLKGFMQTLGVHTRSFGSLRWQGVVALLMTILVSLASAAVHAISLAWVTALVLVAAAAGLEPRASLFSLGVLGLGTVAAWISALIGARRAGLSYRMSDAAMAPFYWSLLTLAFFHAFVRLFYEPFAWNKTRHLPDAIDLQAEAVAEPSMAGRQAA; encoded by the coding sequence GTGGATCCGTTGGCGCGTCGATTCGACGACTGGGCAAGCCGGCGAAGCCTGACCTGGGCTCAGACGGGCGTCCTGGCGGTGGTCATCGCGGCCGCCGTCACCGGCATGGGTTTCGCGCCGGATACGACCGGGGCCATGCTGATCGGCGGGGCGCAACTGGCGTTTGTGGTCGTGGCCGGCTGGAGGATCCTGCTGACGCTGGCCCCCGCGCCTGCGCCCGGCGACGTCGCCCCGGGCTCCGATCTGCCGCGCTACACGATCCTGGTGGCCCTGCTGGACGAGGCAGCCGTGATCGACCAGCTGGTCGGGCGGCTGTCCCGCATCGACTATCCGGCCCACCGTCTGGAAGCCTTCCTGCTGCTGGAGGCCCACGACCACGAGACCATCGATGCGGCCTGGCACGCCGACCGCCCGGACTGGATGTCCATCCTCATCGCACCGCCCGGCGATCCCCGCACCAAGCCCCGGGCGCTGAACGTCGGCCTCGCCGCGGCCACCGGTGAGCTCGTCACCGTCTACGACGCCGAGGACGACCCCGATCCGCTGCAGCTGCGCGAGGCCGCCGCGCGGTTCGCCGCCGATCCGTCCGGCCGCCTTTCGGCGCTTCAGGCGCCCTTGCGGATCCGCACCGCGACACGGACCCGGACGCCGTTCCTCGATCGGCAGTTCGCGATCGAATACGCCAGCCTGTTCGAGGTCACCCTGCCCGCCATGGCCCGGCTGGGGCTGCCGTTTCCCATGGGCGGGACCAGCAACCATTTCCGGGCGTCCTGGCTGCGCGCGGTCGGCGGCTGGGATGCCCACAACGTGACCGAGGACGCCGATCTGGGCTTTCGGCTCTGGCGGGCGGGCGGGCGGCTCGGCGTCATCCGTCATCCCACGCATGAGCCGCCGCCCGGGGGCCTGGGGTCCTGGCTGCCGCAGAGGACGCGGTGGCTGAAGGGCTTCATGCAGACCCTGGGCGTGCACACCCGTTCGTTCGGCTCCCTGCGGTGGCAGGGCGTCGTGGCGCTGTTGATGACGATCCTTGTCTCGCTGGCCTCGGCCGCCGTTCACGCGATCTCGCTCGCCTGGGTCACGGCGCTCGTTCTGGTCGCGGCCGCTGCCGGACTGGAGCCACGCGCGTCCCTTTTCTCCCTCGGCGTCCTCGGGCTCGGGACCGTTGCCGCATGGATCAGCGCCCTGATCGGCGCGCGTCGGGCCGGCCTGTCCTACAGGATGAGCGATGCGGCCATGGCACCGTTCTACTGGTCCCTGCTGACCCTGGCGTTCTTCCATGCCTTCGTCCGGCTGTTCTACGAACCGTTCGCCTGGAACAAGACCCGGCACCTGCCCGACGCCATCGACCTTCAGGCCGAAGCCGTCGCGGAGCCCTCCATGGCTGGACGTCAGGCGGCCTGA
- the hrpB gene encoding ATP-dependent helicase HrpB, translating to MLPIHAVLDDLKSVIAGHPAVVLAAPPGAGKTTVVPLALLEAPWRGDGRILVLEPRRLAARAAAERMAATLGQATGEVVGYRTRLQSRIGPGTRIEVITEGVFTRMILDDPGLDGVACVIFDEFHERSLDADLGLALARDSQAVLRDDLKILVMSATLDIAGISRLLADPDGAPAAVIEAEGRAFPVETLYLGRNPVERIEDATARACLTALADQPGSVLAFLPGQGEIHRTAQRIAERLRDPSVDVVPLYGAMEKAAQDRAIEPAPPGRRKVVLATSVAETSLTIEGVRVVIDSGVSRVPRFEPASGLTRLVTVRVSRSSAEQRRGRAGRTQPGVCYRLWDEEATRGLVPHQRPEILEADLTGLALDLARWGARSTDGLALLDAPPRGALAEARAVLTRLGALDETGALTAHGQRLTRMPLTPRLAHLVAVAADAGDALLGARIAAVLSEPGLGGNDTDLRDRLRGFERDRSPRAADARKLADRWARAAGRGTVATGDAVEVGTLLAEAFPERIARARGKPGEVLLASGRRAFIDATDPLAAEAWLAVADLGGGDARDRIRLAAPVDVGTLEGRFTIEDRLTREPSGRMVMRRIRRLGAVVVDERITGTPDRAAVTAALRDEAGQADVASLPWGERSGALRARLAFLGTLDEGWPDMSEAGLSASRETWLWPLLEDVQSLSSLADGALEQGLRALVPWDQQRALDDLAPVRLTTPLGSAAIDYAAEGGPRVDIRVQELFGVTIHPTVGGGRVPLTLALLSPARRPLQMTKDLPGFWQGSWKDVRSDMRGRYPRHPWPENPVEADPTNRVKPRSR from the coding sequence ATGCTGCCCATCCACGCTGTTCTGGACGACCTGAAGTCGGTGATCGCCGGTCATCCTGCCGTCGTGCTGGCCGCTCCGCCGGGAGCGGGCAAGACCACCGTCGTGCCCCTGGCGCTGCTGGAGGCTCCGTGGCGCGGTGACGGCCGGATCCTGGTGCTGGAGCCGCGTCGGCTGGCGGCGCGGGCCGCGGCCGAGCGGATGGCGGCGACCCTGGGGCAGGCGACGGGAGAGGTGGTCGGATACCGCACCCGGCTGCAGAGCCGGATCGGGCCGGGCACCCGCATCGAGGTCATCACCGAGGGCGTCTTCACCCGGATGATTCTGGACGATCCGGGCCTGGACGGCGTGGCCTGCGTGATCTTCGACGAGTTCCACGAACGCAGTCTGGATGCCGACCTGGGGCTGGCCCTGGCGCGGGACAGCCAGGCGGTGCTGCGCGACGACCTGAAGATCCTGGTCATGTCGGCGACGCTGGACATCGCCGGGATCTCGCGGCTGCTAGCCGATCCGGACGGTGCCCCGGCCGCGGTGATCGAGGCGGAGGGGCGGGCCTTTCCGGTCGAGACCCTGTATCTCGGCCGCAATCCGGTCGAGCGGATCGAGGACGCGACCGCGCGGGCCTGTCTGACGGCGCTGGCGGACCAGCCCGGATCGGTGCTGGCCTTCCTGCCGGGGCAGGGCGAGATCCACCGGACGGCCCAGCGGATCGCCGAGCGGCTGCGCGACCCGTCGGTCGACGTCGTGCCCCTGTACGGGGCCATGGAGAAGGCGGCACAGGACCGGGCCATCGAGCCGGCACCGCCGGGCCGTCGCAAGGTGGTGCTGGCGACCTCCGTGGCCGAGACCAGCCTGACGATCGAGGGCGTACGGGTGGTGATCGACAGCGGCGTATCCCGCGTGCCCCGGTTCGAACCCGCCAGCGGGCTGACCCGCCTGGTCACCGTGCGGGTCAGCCGATCCTCCGCCGAACAGCGGCGCGGTCGGGCGGGGCGCACCCAGCCGGGCGTCTGCTACCGCCTGTGGGACGAGGAGGCGACGCGGGGGCTGGTGCCGCATCAGCGGCCCGAGATCCTGGAGGCGGACCTGACGGGTCTGGCCCTGGACCTGGCCCGATGGGGAGCAAGGTCCACCGACGGGCTGGCCCTGCTGGATGCGCCGCCCAGGGGGGCGCTGGCCGAGGCGCGCGCCGTCCTGACGCGGCTGGGCGCGCTGGACGAGACGGGGGCCCTGACCGCGCACGGCCAGCGGTTGACGCGGATGCCGCTGACGCCCCGGCTGGCGCATCTGGTGGCGGTGGCCGCCGATGCGGGCGACGCCCTGCTGGGCGCGCGGATCGCCGCCGTGCTGAGCGAGCCCGGTCTGGGCGGAAATGACACGGACCTGCGCGACCGGCTGCGGGGCTTCGAGCGCGACCGCAGTCCCCGCGCCGCTGACGCCCGCAAGCTGGCCGACCGCTGGGCCCGCGCGGCCGGGCGCGGCACCGTTGCGACGGGGGACGCCGTCGAGGTCGGGACCCTGCTGGCCGAGGCCTTTCCCGAACGAATCGCCCGGGCGCGGGGCAAGCCGGGCGAGGTGCTGCTGGCGTCCGGCCGGCGCGCTTTCATCGACGCGACCGATCCGCTGGCGGCTGAGGCCTGGCTGGCCGTCGCCGATCTGGGCGGCGGCGACGCCCGCGACCGGATCCGCCTGGCCGCACCGGTGGACGTCGGCACACTGGAAGGTCGCTTCACGATCGAGGACCGGCTGACGCGCGAACCTTCGGGGCGGATGGTCATGCGGCGTATCCGCCGTCTGGGGGCCGTCGTCGTGGACGAGCGGATCACGGGCACCCCGGACCGGGCCGCCGTCACCGCAGCCCTGCGGGATGAGGCGGGGCAGGCGGATGTCGCGAGCCTGCCGTGGGGCGAGCGGTCCGGCGCGCTGCGGGCCCGGCTGGCCTTCCTGGGGACGCTGGATGAGGGCTGGCCGGACATGAGCGAAGCCGGCCTGTCGGCCAGTCGCGAAACCTGGCTATGGCCGTTGCTGGAGGACGTGCAGTCGCTGTCGAGCCTGGCCGACGGGGCGCTGGAACAGGGCCTGCGCGCCCTGGTGCCCTGGGATCAGCAGAGGGCGCTGGACGACCTGGCGCCGGTCCGGCTCACGACGCCGCTGGGGTCGGCGGCCATCGACTATGCGGCCGAGGGCGGCCCGCGGGTCGACATCCGGGTGCAGGAACTGTTCGGGGTCACGATCCATCCCACGGTCGGCGGCGGCCGGGTGCCCCTGACCTTGGCGCTGCTGTCGCCGGCGCGACGGCCGCTCCAGATGACCAAGGACCTGCCCGGCTTCTGGCAGGGGTCGTGGAAGGACGTGCGGTCCGACATGCGCGGCCGGTATCCGCGTCACCCCTGGCCCGAGAACCCGGTCGAGGCCGACCCGACAAATCGTGTGAAACCCAGAAGTAGATGA
- a CDS encoding MFS transporter encodes MTEPALLIAPSPASTRRVLFASLIGTTIEFFDFYIYATAAVLVFPALFFPGGDPLTAQLQSFATFALAFFARPVGAVVFGHFGDRIGRKATLVAALMTMGLSTIAIGLLPTYAHVGVIAPLLLALCRFGQGLGLGGEWGGAVLLATENAPPGRKAWFGMFPQLGAPIGFILSTGAFIVLTSIMSEEAFLSWGWRTPFLASSVLVFVGLWVRLRITETPEFSRVIERAERVKAPILTLLARYKGALILGTLGATTTFLLFYLMTVFALSWATTTLGFTRADILPIQLVGVIFFAAFIPISALAADAFGQIKVLIAASIGIALFGFLIAPLFAGGLTGLLVFFSLGFALMGATYGPLSSTMARPFRAAVRYTGASMAFNLAGIAGASIAPYAATSLARSFGVPAVGLYLAATALVTIVALIGMSRLKIED; translated from the coding sequence ATGACCGAACCCGCCTTGCTGATCGCGCCCAGCCCCGCCTCGACCCGGCGCGTCCTGTTCGCCAGCCTGATCGGTACCACGATCGAGTTCTTCGACTTCTACATCTATGCGACCGCAGCCGTGCTGGTGTTTCCGGCCCTGTTCTTTCCGGGCGGCGACCCGCTGACGGCCCAGCTCCAGTCGTTCGCCACCTTCGCCCTGGCCTTCTTCGCCCGGCCGGTCGGGGCGGTGGTGTTCGGCCATTTCGGCGACCGGATCGGGCGCAAGGCCACCCTGGTCGCGGCCTTGATGACCATGGGCCTGTCGACCATCGCCATCGGCCTTTTGCCCACCTATGCCCATGTCGGGGTGATCGCGCCCCTGCTGCTGGCGCTGTGCCGGTTCGGCCAGGGGCTGGGCCTGGGCGGCGAGTGGGGCGGAGCCGTGCTGCTGGCGACCGAGAATGCCCCGCCGGGACGCAAGGCCTGGTTCGGCATGTTCCCGCAGCTGGGCGCGCCGATCGGGTTCATCCTGTCGACCGGGGCCTTCATCGTCCTGACCTCGATCATGAGCGAGGAGGCCTTCCTCAGCTGGGGCTGGCGGACGCCGTTCCTGGCCAGTTCGGTGCTGGTCTTCGTCGGCCTGTGGGTGCGGCTGCGGATCACCGAGACGCCGGAGTTCAGCCGGGTGATCGAGCGGGCCGAACGGGTCAAGGCCCCGATCCTGACCCTGCTGGCCCGCTACAAGGGCGCGCTGATCCTGGGCACCCTGGGGGCCACGACCACCTTCCTGCTGTTCTATCTGATGACGGTCTTCGCGCTCAGCTGGGCGACGACGACCCTGGGCTTCACCCGCGCGGACATCCTGCCGATCCAGCTGGTCGGGGTGATCTTCTTCGCGGCCTTCATCCCGATCTCGGCCCTGGCGGCCGATGCGTTCGGGCAGATCAAGGTGCTGATCGCCGCCTCGATCGGGATCGCCCTGTTCGGCTTCCTGATCGCGCCGCTGTTCGCAGGTGGACTGACCGGGTTGCTGGTCTTCTTCTCGCTGGGCTTCGCGCTGATGGGGGCGACCTATGGCCCGCTCAGCTCGACCATGGCGCGGCCGTTCCGGGCGGCGGTGCGCTACACCGGCGCGTCGATGGCGTTCAATCTGGCGGGCATCGCGGGAGCCTCGATCGCCCCCTATGCGGCGACGTCCCTGGCGCGTTCGTTCGGCGTCCCGGCCGTGGGTCTTTATCTGGCGGCCACGGCGCTGGTGACCATCGTCGCCCTGATCGGCATGTCGCGGCTGAAGATCGAGGACTAG